In a genomic window of Neoarius graeffei isolate fNeoGra1 chromosome 13, fNeoGra1.pri, whole genome shotgun sequence:
- the zgc:103759 gene encoding U8 snoRNA-decapping enzyme produces the protein MAGKDLRREDALSRLDHKHACHILLFADSNAKLFGKIPVKHIVLMQMRFDGLLGFPGGLVKPSEESLEAGLSRELQEELGAAVPVTMDDYVSSHLAQSPPRLILHFYIKKITEPELLEIERAAVCNAVDHGLEVLGLTRVPLYTLRNGGGLPWFLSHSFISNSRAQLLEALQRLDLVSPQSLKEAVKKAEEMRHTVQPEPHPH, from the exons ATGGCTGGAAAGGACTTGAGGAGAGAAGATGCACTGTCACGGCTGGACCACAAACACGCCTGTCACATCCTGCTGTTTGCAGATAGCAATGCTAAACTCTTCGGAAAAATCCCAGTTAAACATATCGTGCTG ATGCAGATGCGTTTCGATGGCTTACTTGGCTTCCCCGGAGG GCTAGTGAAACCCTCAGAGGAGAGTCTGGAGGCAGGGCTGAGCAGAGAGCTACAGGAGGAGTTGGGGGCAGCAGTGCCAGTGACCATGGACGACTATGTGTCCTCTCACCTTGCTCAGTCTCCTCCTCGCCTCATCCTACACTTCTATATCAAGAAGATTACAGAACCTGAGCTGCTAGAGATTGAGAGAGCTGCAGTCTGTAATGCTGTGGATCACGGCTTAGAG GTGCTGGGTCTGACTAGAGTACCCCTCTATACCTTGAGGAATGGTGGTGGTCTTCCTTGGTTCCTGTCTCACTCATTCATCAGCAATTCACGAGCCCAGCTGTTGGAGGCACTGCAGCGTCTGGACTTGGTGTCACCTCAGAGTCTGAAGGAAGCAGTTAAAAAGGCAGAGGAAATGAGACACACTGTCCAGCCTGAGCCACACCCACACTGA